One Panicum virgatum strain AP13 chromosome 3N, P.virgatum_v5, whole genome shotgun sequence DNA segment encodes these proteins:
- the LOC120666407 gene encoding kinesin-like protein KIN-14Q isoform X3, with amino-acid sequence MAAVASVVEEVLRRGVGSVGDDDVAARRAEEAAIRRHDAASWLRKTVGVVCAKDLPDEPSEEEFQLGLRNGIVLCNALNKVQPGAIPKVVGVLSESTAPADGPALCAYQYFENLRNFVVAVQNFGLPTFEVSDLEKGGKSVRVVDCILALKSFNESKKTGRQASCKYGGILKPFTPGNYFILKNSEAFMNKNMRNHSAEAIQNGFSGEQNASTDCFLESSELTTSNSLSTLVRAVLLDKKPEEIPLIVESLLGKVIQEYEHRFANQNLQLQCTGNLKGTVPLSGPDMQLESDYTSTSGQVKMDEERQNILNTEEVGFVVNGSKAAQQFQTDEEINFDLQHKQIRELRGTVSSIKSSMEQLKLQYSEEFTKLGKHLYTISNSASRYHKVLEENRKLYNQIQDLKGNIRVYCRVRPFLPGQISSSSSVAGMEETTITINASTKYAKDGTKSFTFNKVFGPAATQDEVFSDMQPLIRSVLDGFNVCIFAYGQTGSGKTYTMSGPKVLTEESLGVNYRALNDLFSLQAQRKGTINYDISVQMIEIYNEQVRDLLDDSGNRRLEIKNTSQKGLAVPDASIVPVTSTVDVVELMNQGQKNRAVGSTAINNRSSRSHSCLTVHVQGKDLTSGTILRGCMHLVDLAGSERVDKSEVVGDRLKEAQYINKSLSALGDVIASLAQKNSHVPYRNSKLTQLLQDSLGGQAKMLMFVHISPELDAVGETISTLKFAERVASVELGAAKANKESSEVRELKEQIAYLKAALAKKEGEPENILSTQSSQGIYRIRKGNATPIFPKDRQPMEEVRNLEVRNIFTPTQRRSKLNFSGILTENNSSNSVEKCTDLQKEMGLGDWVDKMTIGDDHFENSNSILQLEPDTAQLPTSFYQRYSPVQQNCRAESLRSEGLYGFDSATSCSNQEIAMSTMGLKASGIANRGVSTIKKPEVTPMRSANPASKSPLQQKKLQTPTRNRNQLTLSSIGGRRTPNSKINIAK; translated from the exons ATGGCTGCGGTGGCGTCGGTTGTGGAGGAGGTGCTGCGGCGCGGTGTCGGGAGCGTGGGGGACGACGACGTGGCCGCGCGcagggcggaggaggccg CAATAAGAAGGCATGATGCAGCCAGTTGGTTGCGAAAAACGGTTGGGGTAGTGTGTGCAAAGGACCTGCCAGATGAGCCCTCAGAGGAGGAATTCCAGCTTGGACTAAGAAATGGCATCGTCCTATGCAACGCACTGAATAAGGTCCAGCCAGGCGCCATACCTAAG GTTGTCGGAGTGCTGTCAGAGTCTACTGCTCCTGCGGATGGCCCAGCTTTATGCGCATATCAGTACTTCGAAAATCTGcgaaattttgttgttgctgtACAAAATTTTGGCCTCCCAACATTTGAGGTTTCTGATTTGGAGAAG GGTGGAAAAAGTGTACGGGTTGTGGACTGTATTCTTGCTCTGAAGTCATTCAATGAAAGCAAGAAAACAGGGAGACAAGCTTCATGTAAATATGGTGGCATTTTGAAGCCTTTCACTCCTGGAAATTATTTCATACTGAAGAATTCTGAAGCCTTCATGAATAAAAATATGAGAAACCACTCAGCAGAAGCAATCCAGAATGGTTTTTCAGGGGAGCAAAATGCATCTACTGATTGTTTTCTAGAATCCAGTGAGTTG ACTACTTCAAACTCCCTTAGCACGCTTGTCCGTGCAGTTCTCTTAGATAAGAAACCAGAAGAAATTCCATTG ATTGTTGAGTCATTGTTAGGCAAAGTTATTCAGGAATATGAGCATCGCTTTGCAAACCAGAACTTG CAGTTGCAGTGCACAGGCAACCTGAAAGGAACTGTGCCACTTTCTGGACCAGACATGCAATTGGAATCAGACTATACTTCCACCAGTGGTCAAGTGAAG ATGGATGAAGAGAGGCAAAATATCTTGAATACAGAGGAGGTTGGTTTTGTAGTAAATGGTAGTAAAGCAGCTCAACAGTTCCAAACAGATGAAGAAATAAATTTTGATCTACAGCATAAACAGATCAGG GAATTGAGAGGTACTGTTTCTTCTATCAAGTCCAGTATGGAACAATTGAAATTGCAGTACTCTGAGGAGTTCACTAAACTTG GGAAGCATTTGTACACTATATCCAATTCTGCTTCCCGGTACCACAAAGTTCTTGAGGAAAACCGCAAATTATACAACCAGATACAGGATCTTAAAG GAAATATTAGAGTTTATTGTCGCGTGAGGCCTTTCCTACCTGGGCAAATAAGTTCCTCAAGCAGTGTTGCTGGAATGGAAGAAACAACCATCACAATAAACGCTTCTACAAAATATGCAAAAGATGGAACCAAATCTTTCACTTTCAACAAGGTCTTTGGCCCAGCAGCCACTCAAG atgaggtcttttcggatatgCAACCATTGATACGTTCAGTTCTCGATGGTTTCAATGTCTGCATATTTGCATATGGCCAAACAGGATCAGGGAAGACATATACAATG AGTGGACCTAAAGTTCTAACGGAGGAAAGCCTAGGTGTTAACTATAGAGCACTAAATGACTTATTTAGTCTTCAAGCACAGAGAAAGGGGACAATCAATTATGATATCTCTGTACAGATGATTGAGATATACAACGAGCAAGTGAGAGATCTCCTTGACGATAGTGGAAATAGAAG ATTAGAAATTAAAAACACTTCACAGAAAGGTCTTGCGGTTCCTGATGCGAGCATTGTTCCTGTCACGTCTACGGTTGATGTTGTTGAATTGATGAATCAAGGCCAAAAGAATCGTGCAGTGGGTTCAACAGCCATAAACAACCGAAGTAGCCGCTCCCACAG TTGCTTGACTGTTCATGTTCAAGGAAAAGATTTGACATCCGGGACAATCTTAAGAGGTTGCATGCATCTGGTGGATCTAGCAGGCAGTGAAAGGGTTGATAAGTCTGAGGTTGTTGGAGATAGACTGAAGGAGGCTCAGTACATAAACAAGTCACTTTCAGCACTGGGAGATGTGATTGCATCCCTTGCCCAAAAGAACTCACATGTTCCTTACCGTAACAGCAAGCTCACCCAGCTTTTGCAAGATTCACTAG GAGGACAAGCAAAAATGCTTATGTTTGTTCACATAAGCCCTGAACTAGATGCTGTTGGTGAGACAATAAGCACCTTAAAATTTGCTGAACGAGTTGCCTCTGTTGAGCTTGGTGCAGCAAAAGCGAATAAAGAAAGCAGCGAGGTTAGAGAGCTCAAAGAACAG ATTGCTTACCTCAAGGCTGCATTAGCTAAGAAGGAAGGAGAACCAGAAAACATTCTAAGCACACAGTCAAGCCAAGGCATATACAGAATTAGAAAAGGCAATGCAACACCTATATTTCCTAAAGATAGGCAGCCAATGGAAGAAGTCAGGAACCTAGAG GTCCGAAATATTTTCACTCCAACACAAAGGAGGTCAAAATTGAATTTCTCTGGCATCCTCACTGAGAACAACTCATCTAACTCGGTTGAGAAATGCACTGATCTTCAGAAGGAAATGGGATTAGGGGATTGGGTTGATAAGATGACTATTGGTGACGACCACTTTGAGAACTCTAATTCCATTCTACAGCTGGAACCTGACACAGCACAGCTTCCAACTTCTTTCTATCAAAGATACAGTCCAGTGCAACAAAATTGTAGAGCTGAATCACTACGATCAGAGGGCCTATACGGCTTTGATTCTGCTACCAGCTGTTCCAACCAAGAAATAGCAATGTCAACCATGGGCCTAAAAGCTTCTGGTATTGCTAATAGGGGTGTCTCAACTATAAAGAAACCTGAAGTTACACCAATGAG GAGTGCAAATCCTGCAAGCAAGTCGCCACTACAACAGAAAAAGTTGCAAACACCTACCAGGAATAGGAACCAGCTAACTTTGAGCAGTATAGGTGGAAGAAGAACTCCAAATAGCAAAATTAACATTGCAAAGTGA
- the LOC120666407 gene encoding kinesin-like protein KIN-14Q isoform X1 has protein sequence MAAVASVVEEVLRRGVGSVGDDDVAARRAEEAAIRRHDAASWLRKTVGVVCAKDLPDEPSEEEFQLGLRNGIVLCNALNKVQPGAIPKVVGVLSESTAPADGPALCAYQYFENLRNFVVAVQNFGLPTFEVSDLEKGGKSVRVVDCILALKSFNESKKTGRQASCKYGGILKPFTPGNYFILKNSEAFMNKNMRNHSAEAIQNGFSGEQNASTDCFLESSELTTSNSLSTLVRAVLLDKKPEEIPLIVESLLGKVIQEYEHRFANQNLQLQCTGNLKGTVPLSGPDMQLESDYTSTSGQVKMDEERQNILNTEEVGFVVNGSKAAQQFQTDEEINFDLQHKQIRELRGTVSSIKSSMEQLKLQYSEEFTKLGKHLYTISNSASRYHKVLEENRKLYNQIQDLKGNIRVYCRVRPFLPGQISSSSSVAGMEETTITINASTKYAKDGTKSFTFNKVFGPAATQDEVFSDMQPLIRSVLDGFNVCIFAYGQTGSGKTYTMSGPKVLTEESLGVNYRALNDLFSLQAQRKGTINYDISVQMIEIYNEQVRDLLDDSGNRRLEIKNTSQKGLAVPDASIVPVTSTVDVVELMNQGQKNRAVGSTAINNRSSRSHSCLTVHVQGKDLTSGTILRGCMHLVDLAGSERVDKSEVVGDRLKEAQYINKSLSALGDVIASLAQKNSHVPYRNSKLTQLLQDSLGGQAKMLMFVHISPELDAVGETISTLKFAERVASVELGAAKANKESSEVRELKEQIAYLKAALAKKEGEPENILSTQSSQGIYRIRKGNATPIFPKDRQPMEEVRNLEKVRNIFTPTQRRSKLNFSGILTENNSSNSVEKCTDLQKEMGLGDWVDKMTIGDDHFENSNSILQLEPDTAQLPTSFYQRYSPVQQNCRAESLRSEGLYGFDSATSCSNQEIAMSTMGLKASGIANRGVSTIKKPEVTPMRSANPASKSPLQQKKLQTPTRNRNQLTLSSIGGRRTPNSKINIAK, from the exons ATGGCTGCGGTGGCGTCGGTTGTGGAGGAGGTGCTGCGGCGCGGTGTCGGGAGCGTGGGGGACGACGACGTGGCCGCGCGcagggcggaggaggccg CAATAAGAAGGCATGATGCAGCCAGTTGGTTGCGAAAAACGGTTGGGGTAGTGTGTGCAAAGGACCTGCCAGATGAGCCCTCAGAGGAGGAATTCCAGCTTGGACTAAGAAATGGCATCGTCCTATGCAACGCACTGAATAAGGTCCAGCCAGGCGCCATACCTAAG GTTGTCGGAGTGCTGTCAGAGTCTACTGCTCCTGCGGATGGCCCAGCTTTATGCGCATATCAGTACTTCGAAAATCTGcgaaattttgttgttgctgtACAAAATTTTGGCCTCCCAACATTTGAGGTTTCTGATTTGGAGAAG GGTGGAAAAAGTGTACGGGTTGTGGACTGTATTCTTGCTCTGAAGTCATTCAATGAAAGCAAGAAAACAGGGAGACAAGCTTCATGTAAATATGGTGGCATTTTGAAGCCTTTCACTCCTGGAAATTATTTCATACTGAAGAATTCTGAAGCCTTCATGAATAAAAATATGAGAAACCACTCAGCAGAAGCAATCCAGAATGGTTTTTCAGGGGAGCAAAATGCATCTACTGATTGTTTTCTAGAATCCAGTGAGTTG ACTACTTCAAACTCCCTTAGCACGCTTGTCCGTGCAGTTCTCTTAGATAAGAAACCAGAAGAAATTCCATTG ATTGTTGAGTCATTGTTAGGCAAAGTTATTCAGGAATATGAGCATCGCTTTGCAAACCAGAACTTG CAGTTGCAGTGCACAGGCAACCTGAAAGGAACTGTGCCACTTTCTGGACCAGACATGCAATTGGAATCAGACTATACTTCCACCAGTGGTCAAGTGAAG ATGGATGAAGAGAGGCAAAATATCTTGAATACAGAGGAGGTTGGTTTTGTAGTAAATGGTAGTAAAGCAGCTCAACAGTTCCAAACAGATGAAGAAATAAATTTTGATCTACAGCATAAACAGATCAGG GAATTGAGAGGTACTGTTTCTTCTATCAAGTCCAGTATGGAACAATTGAAATTGCAGTACTCTGAGGAGTTCACTAAACTTG GGAAGCATTTGTACACTATATCCAATTCTGCTTCCCGGTACCACAAAGTTCTTGAGGAAAACCGCAAATTATACAACCAGATACAGGATCTTAAAG GAAATATTAGAGTTTATTGTCGCGTGAGGCCTTTCCTACCTGGGCAAATAAGTTCCTCAAGCAGTGTTGCTGGAATGGAAGAAACAACCATCACAATAAACGCTTCTACAAAATATGCAAAAGATGGAACCAAATCTTTCACTTTCAACAAGGTCTTTGGCCCAGCAGCCACTCAAG atgaggtcttttcggatatgCAACCATTGATACGTTCAGTTCTCGATGGTTTCAATGTCTGCATATTTGCATATGGCCAAACAGGATCAGGGAAGACATATACAATG AGTGGACCTAAAGTTCTAACGGAGGAAAGCCTAGGTGTTAACTATAGAGCACTAAATGACTTATTTAGTCTTCAAGCACAGAGAAAGGGGACAATCAATTATGATATCTCTGTACAGATGATTGAGATATACAACGAGCAAGTGAGAGATCTCCTTGACGATAGTGGAAATAGAAG ATTAGAAATTAAAAACACTTCACAGAAAGGTCTTGCGGTTCCTGATGCGAGCATTGTTCCTGTCACGTCTACGGTTGATGTTGTTGAATTGATGAATCAAGGCCAAAAGAATCGTGCAGTGGGTTCAACAGCCATAAACAACCGAAGTAGCCGCTCCCACAG TTGCTTGACTGTTCATGTTCAAGGAAAAGATTTGACATCCGGGACAATCTTAAGAGGTTGCATGCATCTGGTGGATCTAGCAGGCAGTGAAAGGGTTGATAAGTCTGAGGTTGTTGGAGATAGACTGAAGGAGGCTCAGTACATAAACAAGTCACTTTCAGCACTGGGAGATGTGATTGCATCCCTTGCCCAAAAGAACTCACATGTTCCTTACCGTAACAGCAAGCTCACCCAGCTTTTGCAAGATTCACTAG GAGGACAAGCAAAAATGCTTATGTTTGTTCACATAAGCCCTGAACTAGATGCTGTTGGTGAGACAATAAGCACCTTAAAATTTGCTGAACGAGTTGCCTCTGTTGAGCTTGGTGCAGCAAAAGCGAATAAAGAAAGCAGCGAGGTTAGAGAGCTCAAAGAACAG ATTGCTTACCTCAAGGCTGCATTAGCTAAGAAGGAAGGAGAACCAGAAAACATTCTAAGCACACAGTCAAGCCAAGGCATATACAGAATTAGAAAAGGCAATGCAACACCTATATTTCCTAAAGATAGGCAGCCAATGGAAGAAGTCAGGAACCTAGAG AAGGTCCGAAATATTTTCACTCCAACACAAAGGAGGTCAAAATTGAATTTCTCTGGCATCCTCACTGAGAACAACTCATCTAACTCGGTTGAGAAATGCACTGATCTTCAGAAGGAAATGGGATTAGGGGATTGGGTTGATAAGATGACTATTGGTGACGACCACTTTGAGAACTCTAATTCCATTCTACAGCTGGAACCTGACACAGCACAGCTTCCAACTTCTTTCTATCAAAGATACAGTCCAGTGCAACAAAATTGTAGAGCTGAATCACTACGATCAGAGGGCCTATACGGCTTTGATTCTGCTACCAGCTGTTCCAACCAAGAAATAGCAATGTCAACCATGGGCCTAAAAGCTTCTGGTATTGCTAATAGGGGTGTCTCAACTATAAAGAAACCTGAAGTTACACCAATGAG GAGTGCAAATCCTGCAAGCAAGTCGCCACTACAACAGAAAAAGTTGCAAACACCTACCAGGAATAGGAACCAGCTAACTTTGAGCAGTATAGGTGGAAGAAGAACTCCAAATAGCAAAATTAACATTGCAAAGTGA
- the LOC120666407 gene encoding kinesin-like protein KIN-14Q isoform X2, whose product MAAVASVVEEVLRRGVGSVGDDDVAARRAEEAAIRRHDAASWLRKTVGVVCAKDLPDEPSEEEFQLGLRNGIVLCNALNKVQPGAIPKVVGVLSESTAPADGPALCAYQYFENLRNFVVAVQNFGLPTFEVSDLEKGGKSVRVVDCILALKSFNESKKTGRQASCKYGGILKPFTPGNYFILKNSEAFMNKNMRNHSAEAIQNGFSGEQNASTDCFLESSELTTSNSLSTLVRAVLLDKKPEEIPLIVESLLGKVIQEYEHRFANQNLLQCTGNLKGTVPLSGPDMQLESDYTSTSGQVKMDEERQNILNTEEVGFVVNGSKAAQQFQTDEEINFDLQHKQIRELRGTVSSIKSSMEQLKLQYSEEFTKLGKHLYTISNSASRYHKVLEENRKLYNQIQDLKGNIRVYCRVRPFLPGQISSSSSVAGMEETTITINASTKYAKDGTKSFTFNKVFGPAATQDEVFSDMQPLIRSVLDGFNVCIFAYGQTGSGKTYTMSGPKVLTEESLGVNYRALNDLFSLQAQRKGTINYDISVQMIEIYNEQVRDLLDDSGNRRLEIKNTSQKGLAVPDASIVPVTSTVDVVELMNQGQKNRAVGSTAINNRSSRSHSCLTVHVQGKDLTSGTILRGCMHLVDLAGSERVDKSEVVGDRLKEAQYINKSLSALGDVIASLAQKNSHVPYRNSKLTQLLQDSLGGQAKMLMFVHISPELDAVGETISTLKFAERVASVELGAAKANKESSEVRELKEQIAYLKAALAKKEGEPENILSTQSSQGIYRIRKGNATPIFPKDRQPMEEVRNLEKVRNIFTPTQRRSKLNFSGILTENNSSNSVEKCTDLQKEMGLGDWVDKMTIGDDHFENSNSILQLEPDTAQLPTSFYQRYSPVQQNCRAESLRSEGLYGFDSATSCSNQEIAMSTMGLKASGIANRGVSTIKKPEVTPMRSANPASKSPLQQKKLQTPTRNRNQLTLSSIGGRRTPNSKINIAK is encoded by the exons ATGGCTGCGGTGGCGTCGGTTGTGGAGGAGGTGCTGCGGCGCGGTGTCGGGAGCGTGGGGGACGACGACGTGGCCGCGCGcagggcggaggaggccg CAATAAGAAGGCATGATGCAGCCAGTTGGTTGCGAAAAACGGTTGGGGTAGTGTGTGCAAAGGACCTGCCAGATGAGCCCTCAGAGGAGGAATTCCAGCTTGGACTAAGAAATGGCATCGTCCTATGCAACGCACTGAATAAGGTCCAGCCAGGCGCCATACCTAAG GTTGTCGGAGTGCTGTCAGAGTCTACTGCTCCTGCGGATGGCCCAGCTTTATGCGCATATCAGTACTTCGAAAATCTGcgaaattttgttgttgctgtACAAAATTTTGGCCTCCCAACATTTGAGGTTTCTGATTTGGAGAAG GGTGGAAAAAGTGTACGGGTTGTGGACTGTATTCTTGCTCTGAAGTCATTCAATGAAAGCAAGAAAACAGGGAGACAAGCTTCATGTAAATATGGTGGCATTTTGAAGCCTTTCACTCCTGGAAATTATTTCATACTGAAGAATTCTGAAGCCTTCATGAATAAAAATATGAGAAACCACTCAGCAGAAGCAATCCAGAATGGTTTTTCAGGGGAGCAAAATGCATCTACTGATTGTTTTCTAGAATCCAGTGAGTTG ACTACTTCAAACTCCCTTAGCACGCTTGTCCGTGCAGTTCTCTTAGATAAGAAACCAGAAGAAATTCCATTG ATTGTTGAGTCATTGTTAGGCAAAGTTATTCAGGAATATGAGCATCGCTTTGCAAACCAGAACTTG TTGCAGTGCACAGGCAACCTGAAAGGAACTGTGCCACTTTCTGGACCAGACATGCAATTGGAATCAGACTATACTTCCACCAGTGGTCAAGTGAAG ATGGATGAAGAGAGGCAAAATATCTTGAATACAGAGGAGGTTGGTTTTGTAGTAAATGGTAGTAAAGCAGCTCAACAGTTCCAAACAGATGAAGAAATAAATTTTGATCTACAGCATAAACAGATCAGG GAATTGAGAGGTACTGTTTCTTCTATCAAGTCCAGTATGGAACAATTGAAATTGCAGTACTCTGAGGAGTTCACTAAACTTG GGAAGCATTTGTACACTATATCCAATTCTGCTTCCCGGTACCACAAAGTTCTTGAGGAAAACCGCAAATTATACAACCAGATACAGGATCTTAAAG GAAATATTAGAGTTTATTGTCGCGTGAGGCCTTTCCTACCTGGGCAAATAAGTTCCTCAAGCAGTGTTGCTGGAATGGAAGAAACAACCATCACAATAAACGCTTCTACAAAATATGCAAAAGATGGAACCAAATCTTTCACTTTCAACAAGGTCTTTGGCCCAGCAGCCACTCAAG atgaggtcttttcggatatgCAACCATTGATACGTTCAGTTCTCGATGGTTTCAATGTCTGCATATTTGCATATGGCCAAACAGGATCAGGGAAGACATATACAATG AGTGGACCTAAAGTTCTAACGGAGGAAAGCCTAGGTGTTAACTATAGAGCACTAAATGACTTATTTAGTCTTCAAGCACAGAGAAAGGGGACAATCAATTATGATATCTCTGTACAGATGATTGAGATATACAACGAGCAAGTGAGAGATCTCCTTGACGATAGTGGAAATAGAAG ATTAGAAATTAAAAACACTTCACAGAAAGGTCTTGCGGTTCCTGATGCGAGCATTGTTCCTGTCACGTCTACGGTTGATGTTGTTGAATTGATGAATCAAGGCCAAAAGAATCGTGCAGTGGGTTCAACAGCCATAAACAACCGAAGTAGCCGCTCCCACAG TTGCTTGACTGTTCATGTTCAAGGAAAAGATTTGACATCCGGGACAATCTTAAGAGGTTGCATGCATCTGGTGGATCTAGCAGGCAGTGAAAGGGTTGATAAGTCTGAGGTTGTTGGAGATAGACTGAAGGAGGCTCAGTACATAAACAAGTCACTTTCAGCACTGGGAGATGTGATTGCATCCCTTGCCCAAAAGAACTCACATGTTCCTTACCGTAACAGCAAGCTCACCCAGCTTTTGCAAGATTCACTAG GAGGACAAGCAAAAATGCTTATGTTTGTTCACATAAGCCCTGAACTAGATGCTGTTGGTGAGACAATAAGCACCTTAAAATTTGCTGAACGAGTTGCCTCTGTTGAGCTTGGTGCAGCAAAAGCGAATAAAGAAAGCAGCGAGGTTAGAGAGCTCAAAGAACAG ATTGCTTACCTCAAGGCTGCATTAGCTAAGAAGGAAGGAGAACCAGAAAACATTCTAAGCACACAGTCAAGCCAAGGCATATACAGAATTAGAAAAGGCAATGCAACACCTATATTTCCTAAAGATAGGCAGCCAATGGAAGAAGTCAGGAACCTAGAG AAGGTCCGAAATATTTTCACTCCAACACAAAGGAGGTCAAAATTGAATTTCTCTGGCATCCTCACTGAGAACAACTCATCTAACTCGGTTGAGAAATGCACTGATCTTCAGAAGGAAATGGGATTAGGGGATTGGGTTGATAAGATGACTATTGGTGACGACCACTTTGAGAACTCTAATTCCATTCTACAGCTGGAACCTGACACAGCACAGCTTCCAACTTCTTTCTATCAAAGATACAGTCCAGTGCAACAAAATTGTAGAGCTGAATCACTACGATCAGAGGGCCTATACGGCTTTGATTCTGCTACCAGCTGTTCCAACCAAGAAATAGCAATGTCAACCATGGGCCTAAAAGCTTCTGGTATTGCTAATAGGGGTGTCTCAACTATAAAGAAACCTGAAGTTACACCAATGAG GAGTGCAAATCCTGCAAGCAAGTCGCCACTACAACAGAAAAAGTTGCAAACACCTACCAGGAATAGGAACCAGCTAACTTTGAGCAGTATAGGTGGAAGAAGAACTCCAAATAGCAAAATTAACATTGCAAAGTGA